ATTAAATTACTCAGTAATCGCTTGCAATGTAAATTGATATAAATTACATTATATGTAAGATGTTAATCTATACGTAATTTACTATTTTTTATAAACTGTTTTCCATAAAACTATATTCATAAGACTCATTGACCAGCAAGGAGCTAACCATGTCAACGATTGACACAAACCTCTCTTCATTTCTCGATATCGCTAGCGACTCTGATTTTTCTATTCACAATTTGCCTTATGGCATCTTCAGTGAAACTGCCGATGGTAAGCGCCGCGCTGGTGTCGCCATTGGCGAGTACGTTTTGGATTTAGCGGTACTTGAAACCGAAGGTCTACTTAAATTAGAAGGTGGGAGTTATTTTGATCAGCCGACACTTAATGCCTTTATTGATTCTGGTCGAGATAATTGGACTACCGCGCGTAGCACTATTCAAACACTGTTAGCTGCCGACACTGACACTCTACGTGATAACCAAGACTTGCAAGGTAAGGCGTTATTTAAGCAAGCAGATGTCACGATGCATCTACCTGTCCATGTCCCTGGCTATACTGACTTTTATTCGTCCAAAGAGCATGCTACTAACGTCGGTACGCTATTCCGTGATCCTGCTAATGCGCTATTGCCGAACTGGAAGGAAATGCCAGTCGGTTATAACGGCCGTGCCAGTACGGTCTTTGTGACGGGCTCCACAGATATCATTCGTCCGTCAGGTCAGCTAAAACCCAATCCAGATGAGCGTCCTATTTTTGCGCCTTGTAAGCGTCTTGATTTTGAGCTTGAAACTGCATTTATCGTAGGTCAACCTAATAAAATCGGAGAGCCAATTTCTATCAAAAACGCATGGGATCATATTTTTGGTATGGTGCTGTTTAACGATTGGTCAGCTCGTGATATTCAAAAATGGGAATACGTTCCTTTAGGCCCTTTTAATGCTAAAACTTTTGCTTCTGAGATATCTCCTTGGATTGTCACCTTAGATGCGCTAGAACCTTTTAAAACCTCAATCCCAACTCAGGATCCGGAGCCACTGGCTTATCTACGTGAGAAAAAATCCGATAACAGCTTTGATATTAATTTGTCAGTGGAATTGCTTCCAGAAAATGCTGATAGCGCTACCGTCATCTCTGAAACCAATTTTAAATACATGTACTGGTCGATGGCTCAGCAATTGACGCATCACACTATTACTGGCTGTAAAGTCGAAGTCGGCGATATGATGGGCTCGGGTACCATCTCAGGGCCAACGCCAGACTCTTATGGCTCAATGCTCGAGATCGCTTGGAACGCGACCAAACCTGTTGAGCTTAAAGGCGGGGGCACACGTACTTTTATCGACGACGGTGATACCGTTATCATGAAAGGCTATAGCGAAAAAGGTGGCATTCGTGTTGGGTTTGGTGAAGTGCGCGGTAAAGTATTGCCTGCTTTAAACTTTGATTTTGACGCATAAACTTTTATAAAGAACAGGCGTAAAACAATCGATTGGCATTATTAAGATTAGGAGCTATACGACTTAGGTTAGATCGACACAAAAACCTTATAGCGGTAGCAACCTCAGGTTTTACGCCTTATCAAAAGGATATTGATATGAGCTTTAAAATAGAACAAATTCATCATGTGGCCTATCGCTGCAAAGATGCTAAAGAAACCGTAGAGTGGTACAAAAAACACTTGAATATGGATTTCATTTTAGCTTTTGCCGAAGACCACGTACCTTCTACTAAAGCCTTTGATCCCTACATGCATATCTTTTTGGATGCAGGTAACGGTAATGTGTTGGCGTTTTTTGAATTACCCAATCAACCTGAAATGGGTTCTGATCCTAATACGCCAGACTGGGTACAGCATCTGGCAATGAAAGTAAAAGATCGCGATACTTTAATGGCTGCGAAGAAGCATTTAGAGGATGGCGGGATTGACGTCATTGGTGTAACCAATCACGGTATTTTCCATTCTATCTACTTCTTCGATCCTAATGGTCATCGTATGGAACTCACTTACGATGATATTACCTCAGAAGAAAAAGTCTCGATGATTACCGAAGAGATAAAACACGACATGTTAGAAGAATGGTCACGTACTAAACGTGCGCCAGCTCATACACATTTTTTGCATGCCGAAGAATTGAAAGAAGCTAAAGAACAGGTGCCTGTAGGGGAGTAGGCATTGCTTCATGCTAAGCTTTAATAGTGAGAACTCAATCATCAAGAAAGGACTCTACGATGAAAACCAAACTATCTACTGGAATCGCTCTGGCTACCGTACTTGCAATGTCTGGGCTAGCATTATCTGGCTGCTCTGATAATAATCAAGCTACATCTGCTAATGGCGACTCAGACGATGTGACAACGCTTAGATTCTCACATTTTATGACGGCTAATGACAATATGAATACTGAAGGCTTTGAGCCTTGGGCGCAAAAAATTGAAGAAGACTCGAATGGACGCCTAAAGATTGAGATTTATCCTTCCGCTACTCTAAGCAAACCAGGCGCCACTTATGATGCTGCGGCAAAAGGCACTGTAGATATTGGTATGCAAGTGCAAGGCTATACCGCTGGGCGCTTTCCTCTAACCCAAGTGGTAGAGCTACCGGGTATATCCAATACCGCAGAGCAACAGACCTGCATACTATATAAGCTCTATGACGATGGGGTTATTTCAGATGAATATGAGGACACCCATCTGCTCGCTTTGATGGGTTCAGGACAGGGGGCGCTGCATACCGTTGAAAAGCCCATTCGTACGCCAGCAGATATGAAGGGTATGCGAATTCGTCAACCATCTGTAGTTGCCAGCCACATTATTGAAGCTACTGGTGCGGCTCCCGTGGGGATGCCTGCTAGTGATACTTATACTTCGCTGCAGCGCGGCGTCATCGATGGTCTAGCCTTTACTTGGCAGCCTATTCAAGCGTTCCGTCTCGATGAGCTACTGAGCGCGCACACCAACATACCTTTTTATAACTCTACCTTTGTAGTCACTATGAACAAGGATAAATACAATAGTCTGCCTGATGATCTCAAAAAAGTTATTGATGATAATTCAGGGCTAGTCATGTCAGATCGTATCGCTAAAATATTTGATAGAAGTAATAATGAAGCAATGGCTGCCGCTCGTGCCAAAGGCGATACGATGATCGATATTCCAGACCCTCTAAATGACCCTGATTGGCAAGGCCCGTTACTTGAGGGTACGCAGAGATATCTGGATGAGTTAGCGGCTAAAGGCTTGGATGGTCAAACCGTCTATGAAAAAACCAAAGCGGCCAGCGCAGCCTGTCTGTAAGGTTTAAATTATTTAACAGGTTAGATGAGCGTTTTGTGCAAAATAAACTAGTTAATAAGACAGCTAATAAAATAGCTAAGCAATCTGATAACGCTTAGCTATTGATAGTATTTTATCCATTACTTGCTGGTTATCCAGCGGCAGTTGTTCAGCAGTACCGATAATGGTGAGCGCGTATTCTAATAGCACATCGTTAGCAGATGCACTGATATCGTTAACGTCTTTAGACTGCGGTAAAGTAACGGGTATGCTAATAGCATTAATCCCCATTAGCATATCTCCGGTAACCGTGGCATATCCTTGCGCCTGGATTCCAGTTTGCAGCTTTGTAAACGCTTGCCATTTAACGGATAGTTCGGCTTTGTCGGCTTTAGCAGTAGAGGTGGATGTAGGAGCTGAGGACAAAATATCAATATCTCCTTGCCACTCTGCAAGCACTAAAGGTTTGATAATAGTATCAGGTTGATAGCTGGCAAACAGCCTACCTGTTGCAGAAGACGTCAAAGGCATGCGTGAGCCTATACGAGTAATGATACTAATTGGACTGTCCGGCTCAAATGAATGAATAACGATGGGCCCTTCACTAAACCACTTGGCGATTTGTACCCCGCAATTAACGGCATTTTTAATTTCAGTAGCAGCATTAGTAAGTCGCTGCAAAATATTGTTTTGATCGAAACTGGTGTGACCTAGTGCATTGACTCGAGCACCTAATCCGTAGCGTCCGTCGCTTAGCTTGCGCGCATAGTCTTTACGAATGAGACTAACCAAATAACGATGTACTTTTGCAGGGTGCATTTGCATCGCTTGAGCAATGTCTTTTAGCATCATAGGTTCGTGATACTCTATAAGTACATCTAATACAGAGAGACCAATCTCAAGTGACTGTATGCCACCTTGGTTTTTATTTGCTGTTGTTTCTGTTGATGACATTGATAGTCCGGTTGAATAAAAAGAACAATTTGACGGTTATGTTTGATAGCTATATTCGATAGTTTGAATTTAGCAGGTTTATCACTGTGACTAATTATATAGGTAATAATGAGCGTTTGATATATATAGAAAAACTCCCTTTAACGGCTAATATGATTATAAGCTTGACCTAGTTTTTTGAATGGAATCACCTATGGCTTAGTATTTATAACGAAGCATTCATAACTAAGTGTTTACAACTAAGCACTTATAACTAAGAACCTATAACAACATATGCAGGAGAATAACTATGATGAAACTTTATGGCTACTTTCGCAGTGGTACGTCACACCGTACTCGTATCGCGTTGAATCTAAAGGGCTTAGATTATGATGCTATCTCTATCAATTTGGCACAGGATGAGCAGTCTGAGCCATCATTTAAAGCCATTAATCCGCAAGGTTTAGTACCCGCGTTGCAGACGGACGATTTACTGCTTTATCAAAGCCCAGCTATCCTAGAATGGTTGGAAGAGGTTTATCCCCATAACCAACTATTGCCCAAAGACGCTGCTGGGCGTATGCAAGTACGAGCGTTAAGCGCGATGATTGGCTGTGACATTCATCCGGTTAATAACCGCCGTATCCTGCAATATCTACGCGATGAGTTGTCAGTTGATGAAGATGAAGTTTTGGCGTGGTGTCAGCGCTGGATAGAAGAAGGCTTTGCTGCGCTAGAGACGTTACTGGCAAAAGATGAGTCGCGCGGCAAATTTTGCTACGGTAACAGTCCGACCTTCGCAGATTGCTATTTAATCCCACAAGTATATTCAGCTCGCCGCTTCAAAGTTGATTTGACACTTTATCCGAACATTATGGCCATTGATGAGCATTGTCGTACGCTTCAAGAATTTTTTGATGCGGATCCTATGAATCAACCTGATGCACCGCATTAAAAAGGCAATAATGTTCAAATAAGTTAACCGCTTATTTAACTGTTACTTCCTTCACTGTCACTCAATTTACTAAGCCGATAGCTATTTTGCTATCGGCTTTTTGGTGTCGTTTTATGACTGATAGAATGTTTTTTGAAGTAATACTTTTGATTAGACTATCAAAGAGAGTGAATCATTAGGCTTAATATCAGTACCTATTGTCCAATGCCTCAATCCAATGCCTCAATTTGAGATATAATCTTAATACGTGAACAAATGCTTTTATTAATAAGACTATCAGTACAGCGTTACTAACGTCTAAACAATCTCCCAGTTTTGATAAACTAGCTACTATCAGCAGTGCCTATTTGTAAATATTTAACACGCCCTATATGAGATAATAAATATAAATGATGAAAACCGAAACCAATAAGCCCCTTGCGTTTAGAAGATATCCGTCGACTACTGCCTTGCAGTGCTTTGAGACAGCTGCACGCCATTTGAGTTTTACCAATGCCGCGCAAGAGATGCATATGACTCAAAGCGCCATTAGCAAGCAAGTCGCTCAGTTAGAAGAGATGTTAAACATTTCGCTCTTTTATCGTACGCCGCACCGTATTTCATTGACGCCAGCTGGCAAGACTTATTATCTTGAAGTGTTGGAGATTCTCAAACATATCGAGGTGGCGACCACCAGTTTGATGTCACACAGTGATAATACAGAAGTGCTTAAGATTGCTTCACACCCGACCTTTTGTTCACGCTGGCTGATCCCTGCGCTAAGTGGTTTTAGTCAAGCTCATCCATTGATTAATTTAGATATAAAAGAGCAAGTTGGGCCATTTTTTACTGAAGACCAAAATGTCGATATTGCCTTTTTATATGGCGATGGTATTTGGGGCGGAATGGAGGCGATTAAGCTGTTTGATGAGTATTGCGTGGCGGTCTGCCAGCCTGAGTATTTAAGGGATAAAAACCCCTGTACGAGCAATGTAGATAACTGTACGTTACTACAGTTGAGCTCACGTCCAAGTGCTTGGTATGAGTATTTTAAGCAACAAGGCATCAGTATTGATGGGACGTTTGTAGGCCCGCGCTTCGATACTTTTCATGCTTGTATTTCTGCCGCCTTGCTCGGCTATGGTATCGCACTCGTACCCCTGCGTTTGGTCGCTCCTGAGCTGCAGTCAGGGACGCTGGTGACAGCATGGAATTATGCGTCAAAAGGGCGGGGCTCTTACTATATAACTTACCCCTTGTCCTTGGGCCGATCGCATAAGGTAAAAGTCATTTTAGAATGGGTCTCAGCGTATCTTGAAACCTCTAATCAGCATGAGGATGCGATAGATTTTGTATTTTAAATCCCAAACTGATTCCAGTATTTATTTTCATCAATAAGTCTGCGTCGGCCTTCATCTAAAGACCCTTCTTTATCCGAAATCTACTCTTTATCCAAAATCTATTTTTAATCTAAAACCCATTGCTGAATCTAAAACCCATTTTTAAACATATATTTCTTGGCAAAGATAAGTATCTTCTACTTTGCCAAGTCATTTTTAAGTCTGTTGTTCTAATGGCAATGACAAAAAGGAATGAGCGCACAACTATTATTCGTTTGCTGAGTAGGCAGGGTTTTGCTGAAATGAGAGCCACACTCAAGGAAGATGAGAGACGCTCAATGGATATGCGCTATAACGTCACGGATGCTTTTACGATGGTGCATCCTGTGACTCTTACCAAAGGCAAAAACGCAAAAGTTTGGGACAGTGATGACCGTTGCTACATCGACTTTGTTGGCGGTATCGGTGTCTTAAATTTTGGTCATTGTCATCCTTATATCGTCTCCGCGATTATCAATCAAGCACAATCTCTTATTCATTACGCCTACAATGCGGCTGCTCATCAGCCGTATCAAACCCTTATGCCACGGCTTTGTGAGCTGATTCCAATCAGTGGTGAGCTATCAGGCATGCTGACTAATTGCGGTGCAGAAGCCACCGAAAATGCTATAAAAATTGCCCGCCTAAAGACAGGTCGTGTGGGTGTGATTGCCTTTGATGGTGGCTTTCATGGGCGCACACTGGCTGCGGTAAATCTAAATGGTAAAGTCGCTCCTTATAAGCGCGGGCTCGGGCCTTTAGCAGGTGGCGTTTACCATATTCCTTTTCCTAGCCCAGATAATGAAGTGAGCGATCAGCAGGCTATCGATGCGCTTGCGCGTCTATTTGCTGTAGAGACCGATATTGATAATATCGGCGCCATCATCGTAGAGCCAGTACAAGGCGAGGGTGGATTTCAGATAATGTCGGCCACATTCGCCAAATATTTGCGCGCCTTTTGTGATGAGCAGGGCATTTTGCTCATTATGGACGAAATTCAATCGGGCTATGGTCGTACGGGTACACCTTTTGCCTTTACACATTTAGGGATTGAGCCTGACATGATATTGCTAGGCAAAAGCATCGCAGGTGGTTTGCCGTTAGGGGCAGTGATAGGCAAAGCGAGCGTCATGAATGGCTTGTCTAAAGGTAGCTTAGGCGGCACTTATTCAGGTAATCCAGTAGCGTGTGCCGCCGCCAATGCCACGTTGGACATTATGCAAGAAGATGAGGTATGGGAATCTGCCAGACATTATGCCCACACCGTTGAGCAGACGGTGAACCAATGGCAGCAAGAGGGCGTATCGCCTTGGCTGTTCGGCCTTACTGGTATCGGTGCAATGCGTGGTATCGAGCTTCGCCATCCTGAACATGATGTCGATCCAAGCGTGATGACATATGTGTTAACGCAAGCACGGGAGCGTGGTCTGCTGTTGATGCCTAGCGGTAAATATCGCCATATTATTCGCCTGCTGCCGCCTTTAACGATTGAGCCTGAAACCCTGCAAGCCGGCCTTGATATTCTAAAAGAGGTTTTAAGTACTATTCCTGATGAAATAGCAGTGAATAAAAACTCTAATATTGAAAATTCAGCGAATCAAGTGTCAGCAATCAAAGCGTCAGCGTTTCAAACATCAATGACTCAAGCACCAGCAAATTATTTTTCTGCCACGTAACTCTCTTTGTATAAAGCTCTGCTATATAGTTTTTATGGTTATTTTCCATACTATAGTTTGTTAATTTTAAAAGCGATAAAGTGCTGCTGGGGTAAGTTTTTTCAGCCTCTGTCCCGCTTGCGAACAGCACGCAAGAAAAATTTATACCAGTAGCACGTGACTATTAATTAGCAATTTATATTTAACCACCTGTATTTAACAGCTTGATATTAATAAAAATTTCTGGGATTTTAACAAGGATGTCTATCTGTGAATCATACATTTATAAATAGCGATGCTATTCGCCATGAGTTCTCTATGGCAATGTCAGCCATGTACCAAACTGAAGTTCCGCTATATGGTGACTTGCTCGATTTAGTCGCTGAGGTGAATACTGAGGTGCTAACCAAGCACCCTGAGATTAAGGAGCAATTGGAGTACACCGGAGAGATTGATAGACTCAGTATGGAGCGCCATGGTGCGATTAGATTGGGCACAGCGGACGAGCTCAGTATGATGCGTCGGCTTTTTGCCGTAATGGGTATGCATCCTGTTGGCTATTATGATTTAGCACCCGCTGGCGTGCCCGTTCATTCTACGGCTTTTCGAGCCATTGATGCGCAAGCATTAAATCAAAGCCCATTTCGAGTTTTTACCTCTCTATTGCGCCTAGATTTGATTGCTGATGAAGCACTAAAACAAGAAGCGTCAAACGCATTGTTCAACCGTAATATCTTTACCGATAATGTCGTCAGCCTGATTAAGCGCTTTGAAGGGCAGGGTGGTTTAACGTTGGATGAAGGTGAGCAGTTTGTCAAAGAGGCTTTAGAGACCTTTCGCTGGCATGATAAAACGCCTGTCTCAAAAGAGCTATATCAACGCTTATTAGAGCAGCACGGCCTCATTGCTGATGTCGTCGGTTTTAAAGGCCCACATATCAATCATTTGACCCCTAGAACGCTGGATATAGATACCGTACAGCAAGGCATGCAGGAAAAAGGCATCCCACCAAAAGCTATTATCGAAGGGCCGCCAAAACGGGATTGTCCTATTTTATTAAGGCAAACGAGCTTTAAGGCATTAGAGGAAGCCGTTAGTTTTAAAAATCCAAATGGTGAGTATGAACAGGGGCATCATACTGCGCGGTTTGGTGAGATTGAGCAGCGCGGTGTGGCATTAACGCCAAAGGGTAGAGCATTATATGATCAACTACTTAGTCAAGCACGCAATCAATTAGGCGCAACTCCGAATGAAGACAATGCTTCACAGTATTATCAAATTTTAGAGAGTGCATTTGAAGCGTTCCCCGATGATTATCATGCGATGCATAATGAGGAGCTCGCTTACTTTTATTATCAACCAGTCGATAATGCTGCAGATATAAGTAGTGCTATGCTTGGTTTGGAAAGAGTTGATGTACAAACGGTTGATTCAAAACAAGTAGTAAATGCTTTGATTGAGAAAGGCGCTATCCGGATTGAGCCTATCGTTTATGAAGATTTCCTGCCCGTTAGTGCCGCTGGTATTTTTCAATCCAATCTTCAGCAAGATAAGCAGAGCAACTATGATGGCAATTCAAATAAACATGAATTTGAGCAAGCACTTGGTGCTAGTATTCATGATGAGCTCGCTTTATATAAAGATATACAAGCTCAAAGCTTAGAGAAATGCCTGATGTCTTTAGGCAATTATGTATAGAAAATTAATTATGTATAAAAATGCACATAGCCATTTTATTTATACACTATTCCAAAATGGAATGACCGTAAGAAATTTATTATTTTGCAACTTAACTGGTTGCAAGGTAGCTTAAAGGTCTATTAAGGACGTTATAAATTAATATACAAGGGATTGAATATGATTAAGCAATACATGTCTGCCATGGGTGTCAAAGAAGAACAATATCAACATGGCGATTTTGAAGTCAATACGCCTATAGACGGTACAGTTATTGGCAAGATAACCTTAGATAGCGTTGATGAAGTCAATAATAAAATCCAAAACGCCAAAAAAGCGTTTAAGGAATGGCGCGTCGTTCCTGCCCCCAAGCGTGGTGAGTTGATTCGTCTGCTGGGTGAAGTGCTGCGCGAGCATAAAGAAGATTTGGGCATGCTGGTGTCGTTTGAGGCAGGCAAGATCAAAGAAGAGGGCCTAGGTGAAGTTCAAGAAATGATCGATATCTGTGACTTCGCTGTCGGCGTTTCGCGTCAGCTTTATGGCTTGACGATTGCCTCAGAGCGCCCAGGTCACCATATGCGCGAGACATGGCATCCGCTTGGTGTTATCGGTGTCATCTCTGCTTTCAACTTCCCTGTAGCAGTGTGGTCTTGGAATACAGCGCTGGCCATCGTTTGTGGTAACCCCGTAGTTTGGAAACCGTCAGAGAAGGCGCCTTTGGTTGCTTTGGCCTGTCAGGCCATGTTCGAAAAAGCCTTAGCAAAGTTTGGTGATGCACCAGATCATTTGTCTCAAGTGATATTGGGTAAGACAGATATCGGTAATGCCCTAGTTGAAAACAAAGACGTAGCTTTGGTGAGCGCGACTGGAAGCACGCGCATGGGTAGAGCTGTCGGGCCAAAAGTTGCAGATCGTTTCGGTAAATGCTTGCTTGAGCTTGGTGGTAATAACGCTATGATCTTGGCGCCAACGGCTGACTTAGATCTTGCGCTACGTGGCATTATATTTTCAGCAGTTGGTACAGCGGGTCAGCGTTGCACCACCTTGCGCCGTCTTTTCGTCCATGAATCTATCAAAGACGATATTTTACCACGCGTAAAATCAGCTTATGAGACTGTCAGTATTGGTCATCCGCTAGAAGGCAATTTGGTCGGTCCACTGATTGATGAAGACAGCTTCAATAACATGCAAGCAGCGCTTGAGAAGGCTCGAGAAGCGGGCGGTACAGTAACAGGTGGCGAGCGCGTATTAGCAGATAAATACCCTGATGCCTATTATGTCACGCCTGCCATTGTAGAGTTTGATGAGCAAAACGACGTTGCTAGAAGCGAGACTTTTGCGCCTATTTTATATGTCATGACCTATAAAGACTTTGATGATGCCATTGAGATGCAAAACGATGTTCCGCAAGGGCTCTCGTCATGTATCTTTACCAATGACTTACGTGAAGCTGAAACTTTCCTCAGCGATCGTGGTAGTGATTGTGGCATCGCTAACGTCAATATCGGTACTAGCGGCGCTGAGATTGGCGGTGCGTTCGGTGGCGAAAAAGAAACTGGCGGTGGACGTGAGTCAGGATCAGACGCATGGAAAGCCTATATGCGTCGTCAAACCAACACCATCAACTATTCAACAGAGCTGCCACTTGCCCAGGGTATTAGCTTTGGTTAATGCCAATCTGTTTGAGGATTGAATATTTTAGCTTTTGATTTAATTCTTAATTCTTATATAAACTTATCGAGTATAGATTTACTGAGTACAAATTACTGAGTACAAATTACTGAGTACAAATTGTTGGACATAAACTACCAAGCATACTCTGCGTATGCTTGGTAGGCTAATAATTATAAGCAATCAAGGATTGGTTGCAATACCCATTGACGACTACTAAGGAAGGTAGAATTATCATGATCGATGACAAACCGCATGACCCCGCTAATGATGGCTATGGTCCATCTTCTAGCTTCTTACTTGATATTGCCCCTCTAGTATTGACTGCCATGATTCTTATGGTGCAGTTTTTCGTATTTAAAGACTTTACCCCGCATATACCGTTGGCCTGTGGCATCTTAATCACTGGCTTATTTATGAAGATGCGTGGCCGTGACTGGCAGGGTATGGAGGAGCGGTTCTTAAAGGTTATTAAAATAGGCCTTCCAGCGATGATTATTCTAATGGGCGTCGGCATGCTCATTGGCTCATGGATTATTGCAGGGACAGTTCCGACCATTCTTTATTACGGTTTTAGTATTTTTTCTCCTTCCTCATTTTTATTTTCAGTTTGTATTATTTGCGCCATTATTTCTGTCGCAACCGGCACTTCTTGGGGCACAGTTGGTACGGTTGGACTCGCGATGATGGGCATCGGCATGGGGCTTGGTATTCCAGCCCACTTTACAGGCGGTGCTATCGTCTCCGGTGCTTTTTTTGGAGACAAAATGTCGCCATTGTCGGATACTACCAACCTAACTCCTGCTGCTGCAGGCGTTGAGCTTTGGGATCATATTAGAGGTATGCTGCCGACGACCGTCCCAGCAATGGTTACCGCCTTAGCACTCTATGCATGGATTGGCATGGGTTATGGCGATGACAGTATTGATTTATCTTCTATCCGAGCCTTACAAACAAGCCTAGCTGACAACTACAACTTAAGCATTATTACCTTATTACCCGCGCTTGTGGTTGTTATCGCGGCTGTTATGAAAATGCCAGCGATACCGACTGTCTTAGGCGGCGTTGTCGTGGCAT
The nucleotide sequence above comes from Psychrobacter sp. P2G3. Encoded proteins:
- a CDS encoding LysR substrate-binding domain-containing protein, yielding MMKTETNKPLAFRRYPSTTALQCFETAARHLSFTNAAQEMHMTQSAISKQVAQLEEMLNISLFYRTPHRISLTPAGKTYYLEVLEILKHIEVATTSLMSHSDNTEVLKIASHPTFCSRWLIPALSGFSQAHPLINLDIKEQVGPFFTEDQNVDIAFLYGDGIWGGMEAIKLFDEYCVAVCQPEYLRDKNPCTSNVDNCTLLQLSSRPSAWYEYFKQQGISIDGTFVGPRFDTFHACISAALLGYGIALVPLRLVAPELQSGTLVTAWNYASKGRGSYYITYPLSLGRSHKVKVILEWVSAYLETSNQHEDAIDFVF
- a CDS encoding VOC family protein, translating into MSFKIEQIHHVAYRCKDAKETVEWYKKHLNMDFILAFAEDHVPSTKAFDPYMHIFLDAGNGNVLAFFELPNQPEMGSDPNTPDWVQHLAMKVKDRDTLMAAKKHLEDGGIDVIGVTNHGIFHSIYFFDPNGHRMELTYDDITSEEKVSMITEEIKHDMLEEWSRTKRAPAHTHFLHAEELKEAKEQVPVGE
- a CDS encoding VOC family protein; its protein translation is MNHTFINSDAIRHEFSMAMSAMYQTEVPLYGDLLDLVAEVNTEVLTKHPEIKEQLEYTGEIDRLSMERHGAIRLGTADELSMMRRLFAVMGMHPVGYYDLAPAGVPVHSTAFRAIDAQALNQSPFRVFTSLLRLDLIADEALKQEASNALFNRNIFTDNVVSLIKRFEGQGGLTLDEGEQFVKEALETFRWHDKTPVSKELYQRLLEQHGLIADVVGFKGPHINHLTPRTLDIDTVQQGMQEKGIPPKAIIEGPPKRDCPILLRQTSFKALEEAVSFKNPNGEYEQGHHTARFGEIEQRGVALTPKGRALYDQLLSQARNQLGATPNEDNASQYYQILESAFEAFPDDYHAMHNEELAYFYYQPVDNAADISSAMLGLERVDVQTVDSKQVVNALIEKGAIRIEPIVYEDFLPVSAAGIFQSNLQQDKQSNYDGNSNKHEFEQALGASIHDELALYKDIQAQSLEKCLMSLGNYV
- a CDS encoding helix-turn-helix domain-containing protein; protein product: MSSTETTANKNQGGIQSLEIGLSVLDVLIEYHEPMMLKDIAQAMQMHPAKVHRYLVSLIRKDYARKLSDGRYGLGARVNALGHTSFDQNNILQRLTNAATEIKNAVNCGVQIAKWFSEGPIVIHSFEPDSPISIITRIGSRMPLTSSATGRLFASYQPDTIIKPLVLAEWQGDIDILSSAPTSTSTAKADKAELSVKWQAFTKLQTGIQAQGYATVTGDMLMGINAISIPVTLPQSKDVNDISASANDVLLEYALTIIGTAEQLPLDNQQVMDKILSIAKRYQIA
- the maiA gene encoding maleylacetoacetate isomerase — protein: MKLYGYFRSGTSHRTRIALNLKGLDYDAISINLAQDEQSEPSFKAINPQGLVPALQTDDLLLYQSPAILEWLEEVYPHNQLLPKDAAGRMQVRALSAMIGCDIHPVNNRRILQYLRDELSVDEDEVLAWCQRWIEEGFAALETLLAKDESRGKFCYGNSPTFADCYLIPQVYSARRFKVDLTLYPNIMAIDEHCRTLQEFFDADPMNQPDAPH
- a CDS encoding TRAP transporter substrate-binding protein: MKTKLSTGIALATVLAMSGLALSGCSDNNQATSANGDSDDVTTLRFSHFMTANDNMNTEGFEPWAQKIEEDSNGRLKIEIYPSATLSKPGATYDAAAKGTVDIGMQVQGYTAGRFPLTQVVELPGISNTAEQQTCILYKLYDDGVISDEYEDTHLLALMGSGQGALHTVEKPIRTPADMKGMRIRQPSVVASHIIEATGAAPVGMPASDTYTSLQRGVIDGLAFTWQPIQAFRLDELLSAHTNIPFYNSTFVVTMNKDKYNSLPDDLKKVIDDNSGLVMSDRIAKIFDRSNNEAMAAARAKGDTMIDIPDPLNDPDWQGPLLEGTQRYLDELAAKGLDGQTVYEKTKAASAACL
- a CDS encoding aspartate aminotransferase family protein, producing the protein MDMRYNVTDAFTMVHPVTLTKGKNAKVWDSDDRCYIDFVGGIGVLNFGHCHPYIVSAIINQAQSLIHYAYNAAAHQPYQTLMPRLCELIPISGELSGMLTNCGAEATENAIKIARLKTGRVGVIAFDGGFHGRTLAAVNLNGKVAPYKRGLGPLAGGVYHIPFPSPDNEVSDQQAIDALARLFAVETDIDNIGAIIVEPVQGEGGFQIMSATFAKYLRAFCDEQGILLIMDEIQSGYGRTGTPFAFTHLGIEPDMILLGKSIAGGLPLGAVIGKASVMNGLSKGSLGGTYSGNPVACAAANATLDIMQEDEVWESARHYAHTVEQTVNQWQQEGVSPWLFGLTGIGAMRGIELRHPEHDVDPSVMTYVLTQARERGLLLMPSGKYRHIIRLLPPLTIEPETLQAGLDILKEVLSTIPDEIAVNKNSNIENSANQVSAIKASAFQTSMTQAPANYFSAT
- the fahA gene encoding fumarylacetoacetase, with the translated sequence MDTNLSSFLDIASDSDFSIHNLPYGIFSETADGKRRAGVAIGEYVLDLAVLETEGLLKLEGGSYFDQPTLNAFIDSGRDNWTTARSTIQTLLAADTDTLRDNQDLQGKALFKQADVTMHLPVHVPGYTDFYSSKEHATNVGTLFRDPANALLPNWKEMPVGYNGRASTVFVTGSTDIIRPSGQLKPNPDERPIFAPCKRLDFELETAFIVGQPNKIGEPISIKNAWDHIFGMVLFNDWSARDIQKWEYVPLGPFNAKTFASEISPWIVTLDALEPFKTSIPTQDPEPLAYLREKKSDNSFDINLSVELLPENADSATVISETNFKYMYWSMAQQLTHHTITGCKVEVGDMMGSGTISGPTPDSYGSMLEIAWNATKPVELKGGGTRTFIDDGDTVIMKGYSEKGGIRVGFGEVRGKVLPALNFDFDA